One region of Strongyloides ratti genome assembly S_ratti_ED321, chromosome : X genomic DNA includes:
- a CDS encoding G protein-coupled receptor, rhodopsin-like family-containing protein → MEEINVNEDNILMKEFYNIYTINLIISIFSFVLSTLFFCSYCSRTSSRNASLILKIILGCDLFATLGTIARNIHGLIQDDYKFKELYMISIYSCIFNYHIIWITIFYLLPILFVFVLALDRYLAINFSLWFKTVNISKGPLIGYCFLTVTFTIIVGILNAVYISPLEKIHYTCPIFEGFGFQYSYGIKIFIIIYLSFSLLLNTIALKQIISKDGTKRFGGFHSRHKFESRMTKRSFYITLYFTTSTIIPLILTLIIDSKPNTWTPLKEGISSLIFLRTIINCIAIWRIFPRYVNFKFCNKTKSQNAVQEVQHNANYTHHNAFSG, encoded by the exons atggaagaaattaatgttaatgaagataatattttaatgaaagaattttataatatatatacaataaatctaattattagtatattttcttttgtattatcaacattatttttttgttcataTTGTTCAAGAACATCAAGTAGAAATGCCTCacttatattaaaaataattcttggTTGTGATCTATTTGCAACATTAGGTACAATTGCAAGAA ATATTCATGGTTTAATACAAGatgattataaatttaaagaattatataTGATCAGCATTTATTcatgtatttttaattaccATATTATTTggataacaatattttatctacttccaattttatttgttttcgTTTTAGCACTTGATAGATATCTtgctattaatttttcattatggTTTAAAACtgttaatatttctaaaggACCATTAATTggttattgttttttaactGTTACTTTTACAATAATTGTAGGAATTTTAAATGCTGTTTATATATCACcattagaaaaaattcattatacATGTCCAATATTTGAAGGATTTGGTTTTCAATATAGTTAtggtattaaaatatttattattatatatttatcattttcacttttattaaatacaattgctttaaaacaaataatatcaaaagaTGGAACAAAAAGATTTGGTGGTTTTCATAGTAGACATAAATTTGAATCAAGAATGACTAAGAgaagtttttatattacattatattttacaacATCAACTATTATTCcattaatattaactttaataattGATTCAAAACCAAATACATGGACACCATTAAAAGAAGGTATTTCAtcactaatatttttaagaacaataattaattgtATCGCAATCTGGAGAATTTTTCCACgttatgtaaattttaaattttgcaACAAGACAAAATCTCAAAATGCTGTTCAAGAAGTACAACATAATGCAAATTACACTCATCATAATGCTTTTTCAGggtaa
- a CDS encoding Potassium channel family and Potassium channel tetramerisation-type BTB domain and Potassium channel, voltage dependent, Kv family and Potassium channel, voltage dependent, Kv9 family and Ion transport domain and BTB/POZ fold domain and Voltage-dependent channel, four helix bundle domain-containing protein has translation MLKSINGSEYYNTSTAIFFNVGGLSFRCRLTTLLTKKPKGRLGIFASYNHEERLKFCDGYIISTNEYYFERSAKLFDIIYKYYVQGTLHKPLDLCEEEFISELEYWEIPFTEIDGCCYNLLKINSTYHFNEPNKTEIDKEIYEKNENNITFKQKIREICEGDGSYISITFIFISILFVMASVLSLILGSVRELQVPMILLNKSEIQIPYDDIKKFKNVYWEPHPFFIITENICIFWFTFEYLLRFIVADNRIHFMSNILNFVDLISIFPFYLELSLSLLDFDVSNFTDIKGAFLIVRIMRVLRVVRILKLGRYSSGMRTFALTLKSSAKQLGMMGMVLTTAVIFFSTLVYFVEKDELNTPFTSIPAAFWWSIVSLTTVGYGDVIPVTVAGKLIASGAIISGVLVLALPITIIVDNFMKVTSDISPSLLYGSNQYTSTISYTPGFKCNERKEPKEEK, from the exons atgttaaaatcTATTAATGGTAGTGAATATTATAATACCTCAACAGCtatcttttttaatgttgGTGGCTTATCATTTAGATGTCGATTAACAAcacttttaacaaaaaaaccTAAAGGTCGTTTAGGAATTTTTGCATCATATAATCATGAGGAACGTCTTAAATTTTGTGATGGTTATATTATATCAAcaaatgaatattattttgaaaggtctgcaaaattatttgatattatttataaatattatgttcAAGGTACTTTACATAAACCATTAGATTTATGTGAAGAAGAATTTATATCAGAATTAGAATATTGGGAAATACCATTTACAGAGATAGATGGATGTTgctataatttattaaaaataaatagtacTTATCATTTTAATGAACCAAATAAAACAGAAATagataaagaaatttatgaaaaaaatgaaaataatattacatttaaacaaaaaatacgAGAAATATGTGAAGGTGATGGATCGTATATTTCAATaacattcatttttataagtatattatttgttatgGCTTCtgttttatctttaattctAGGATCTGTTAGAGAATTACAA gtacCAATGattctattaaataaaagtgaAATACAAATACCATatgatgatataaaaaaatttaaaaatgtatattggGAACCACAtccattttttataattacagaaaatatatgtattttttggTTTACTTTTGAATATCTTCTTCGTTTTATTGTTGCTGATAATAGAATTCATTTTATGTCAAATATATTGAATTTTGTTGATCttatttcaatatttccATTTTATTTAGAACTTTCTTTATCATTACTTGATTTTGATGTTTCTAATTTTACAGATATAAAAGGtgcatttttaattgttcGTATTATGCGTGTTTTACGTGTTGTAAGAATTCTAAAATTAGGAAGATACTCTTCAGGTATGAGAACATTTGCTCTTACATTAAAATCTAGTGCAAAACAACTTGGAATGATGGGAATGGTTTTAACAACTgctgtaattttttttagtacaCTGGTATATTTTGTTGAAAAGGATGAATTAAATACACCATTTACTTCTATTCCAGCAGCTTTTTGGTG GTCTATAGTTTCACTAACCACAGTTGGATATGGAGATGTTATACCAGTAACAGTAGCTGGGAAACTTATTGCTAGTGGAGCTATAATTAGTGGAGTTCTTGTTTTAGCATTACCAATAACAATAATAgttgataattttatgaaaGTAACTTCTGA tatttcACCTAGTCTTTTATATGGTTCAAATCAATATACATCAACAATTAGTTACACTCCTGGATTTAAATGTAATGAAAGAAAAGAGCctaaagaagaaaaataa
- a CDS encoding Estradiol 17-beta-dehydrogenase 8 has translation MVSLRFDGKVVLVTGAGGGLGKTYAIEFAKRGAKVVVNDLGGSAHGTDSSTSMADKVVKEIKNAGGIAVPNYDSVEFGEKLVKTAIDNFGRIDIVINNAGILRDKSFQKINDIDWDLIQKVHLKGAFSVSQAAWPYMKKQNYGRIIVTSSNSGVYGNFGQANYAAAKLGLIGLSNTLAIEGEKYNIKVNSLIPTAGSRLTMTAMPEDMVEALKPEFVTPLVIYMAHESFPHSGGIYEAGAGWYGQVQFYRSQGKVIPQATAEDVANNWDTISCMKNAKHYESGKDILTDLLGALSEEKQSETLSKSDEVIDNIACGIVFKEIDAAIKEKPELVKNIKAIIVYNILNHGKSVANIVLDFKNAPYSVYEGNVKNGKANATVTVEDEDFLSIAAGTLNAQKAFMSGKLKVKGNIMLLQKLQGILEKNKPKAKL, from the exons ATGGTATCATTAAGATTTGATGGAAAAGTTGTTCTTGTAACTGGAGCTGGTGGTGGACTTGGAAAAACTTATGCTATTGAATTTGCTAAAAGAGGTGCAAAAGTTGTTGTAAATGATCTTGGTGGATCAGCTCATGGAACAGATTCAAGTACATCAATGGCTGATAAAGTTGtcaaagaaattaaaaatgcaGGTGGTATTGCTGTACCTAATTATGATAGTGTTGAATTTGGtgaaaaattagttaaaacAGCTATTGATAATTTTGGAAGAATag atattgttattaataatgCTGGTATACTTCGTGATAAatcatttcaaaaaataaatgatattgattgggatttaatacaaaaagtTCACTTAAAAGGGGCATTTTCTGTATCACAAGCAGCATGGCCATATatgaaaaaacaaaattatggAAGAATTATTGTTACATCATCTAATTCTGGTGTTTATGGAAACTTTGGACAAGCAAATTATGCTGCAGCCAAACTTGGCCTTATTGGTCTTTCTAATACTCTTGCTATTGAAggtgaaaaatataatataaaggTTAATTCTTTGATACCAACTGCTGGATCAAGACTAACAATGACAGCTATGCCAGAAGATATGGTTGAAGCATTAAAACCAGAATTTGTTACACCACTTGTTATTTATATGGCTCATGAAAGTTTTCCACATTCTGGTGGTATATATGAGGCTGGTGCTGGATGGTATGGTCAAGTACAATTTTATAGATCACAAGGAAAAGTTATTCCTCAAGCTACTGCTGAAGAtg ttgcTAATAATTGGGATACTATTAGTTGTATGAAAAATGCAAAACATTATGAAAGTGGAAAAg atattCTTACCGATTTATTAGGGGCCCTTTCAGAAGAAAAACAGTCG gAAACATTATCTAAGAGTGATGAAGTCATAGATAATATTGCATGTGGCATtgtatttaaagaaattgatGCAGCAATTAAAGAGAAACCAGAAttggtaaaaaatattaaagcaataattgtttataatattttaaatcatgGAAAATCTGTTGCTAATATAGTTCTTGACTTCAAAAATGCACCATATTCTGTTTACGAGGGTAATGTAAAAAATGGAAAAGCTAATGCAACAGTTACTGTTGAAGATGAAGATTTTTTAAGCATTGCTGCTGGAACATTGAATGCCCAAAAAGCTTTTATGTCTGGAAAACTTAAAGTTAAAGGAAATATAATGCTTCTTCAAAAATTGCAAGggattttagaaaaaaacaaACCAAAAGCTAAATTGTAG